In Calothrix sp. PCC 6303, the sequence ATATAGATAAAAATTGCGATATAAATTCGGATACAAATTCGGCTGAGGTAGATACTCTCCAAAGCTCAGAAATATCAGAAAGTTCTGAAATTAATAAAAGCTTAGAAGTACGAGAAATATCTGTCGCGTCTACCTCACCAACGGCTACAGAAAACAATCAAAAATCATCTCCCGTCGAATCGAATAGGAAAACTTTAAGCACAAAGTCAAATAAAAATCAAAATAATACTCGTGATAACAATACTAATTCCTTCGCCTTCCAGCCTCAATTAATAGATGACGAGGATTTGTAAAATAAATCGATAGACAAGGGAGAGAGCATAGCCAATAAAAGGGAGAGAGTTTGTATAAATAACTAATAGGAGAAGTTACAGGAATAATTAATAGAATAAATTGCCAAAATAATTACAGCACTTCCGGCTATTACACAATGCAGTTTTTCTCCTTGCCCCTTTCCAAGTCAGAGTTTTCAGCTTTGACTGTGTACCCCATAGCTACCGGAAGTGTTGTAACGGGAGAAGTTCTATAAATAGTAAATGAGAGAGCTTATAGAAACCGTAAATGAGAAGAAATTTGTACGGCATTATTAATGAGTCATAAATTGCACTTTCTTTTTAGAACATTCGCTCTGGGCAATAAATTGTAAAACGGGTGCATCCAATGAATGGAAGAAACATAATTATCTAGTGCCAGAAACCCCACTATATAGGTTGTCTAAAAAAGGCTATCTGCCAAAACCGAATGCTCCCTGTAAAACCCTCTTAACGGACAAAAATTTGTAAACCCCCAGCAATAAAGGAGAATTTATCAATGGTTGTAAAAGCAAAGCCAAATACCGATACGCAAGCAAACGACAAACAAACCACTAATAAACAAACCACTAATAAACAAACGAATAATAAACAAACGAATAATAAACAGAATAACAGACCAAATACCCCACAAGAATCTTCCCAACAAACCAAAACAACACAAAAATATAATGGAAGATTAGTATTAGTAACAGGGGATAAGGGAGGCACGGGTAAAAGCGTGATGGCGAGACTTCTTTTAGATATCTACCGCCATAGAAACATCGACTGCATCGCCTACGAATGCGACCAATCCAACCCCCAACTTTACCGACATTACAGCAAACTTTCCCCTGGAGTTCAAACCTTAAAATTAAATCAACGCGGTGGTGCAGATTCCCTACAAGATGATTTAGAGCGTTTTTCCCCCAAAGTTTCCCTGGTGGATTTACCTGCGGGTGCTGCCGAATATTTTGAATCAGTAGCATCCGATATTCATCTTTTCAAAAATGCAGAAATTATGGGGTATCGCATCACAATGGTATCTGTGTTAGGGAGAGTCAAAGATAGCGTCATCCAGTTAAAACGGTTAGTAGATTTTTGTAGCGATCGCGTGGATTATGTGGTGGCTAAAAATCTTTACTGGGGTGAAGATAAAAAATTTATCAGGTACAACGATTCCAAAGTACGGCAAGTTTTATTAAACGAACTTCGTGGGATAGAACTGCTACTACCCGATTTGTACGATAACCTTTTCGACTTTATCGACTCCAAAGATTTAACCTTCCGCGAAGCTTTAGAACATGATGGTTTAACTGTAAGTAATCGATCGCGCATATTTGACTGGGTTGATAAAGCCGAAACTCAATTGGAAACAGCCGCATGGATGCTGGGATTGGATATTTGAGAGCAGGAGTGGGGGAGTGGGAGAAAGTTTGATTTTTTAAATTACTCAGTAGTAAGCGTCAAAACCTTTATTTACGGGAGAAGGCAATAAAAATCGGGTAGCTTTATTTCGCGTTTTTTAACTCCATCCGGTTTTTTACTTGTATACCAGTTCGAGCGGGCAAGTTCAAATATTCCTCTATCTGACATCCTATCTATGCCAACAACCAATAACAAAAACTCAAGACAGGATAAACCGCAACCATCCCATCTCGATAAGCTCCTGGAAAACAAACCACCGGAGTTTCAAGCCAAAGTGCTGAGGTTTGCCCTCGACTCCGAGATGAAGGAAGATGACCCAGCATTTCGATTGGTGCAGTATATCGGCTATTTATCCCAACTCACCGAAACCGCACCCAACGAATGGAAACAATTATTCAAAAAACTCCAGGGAGAACTATCCGAGTGGACGGAACTAACAGCAGAACAACTGGCTTATTCAGCAGACCAAAGCGAAGCTCACGACAA encodes:
- a CDS encoding ATP-binding protein; amino-acid sequence: MVVKAKPNTDTQANDKQTTNKQTTNKQTNNKQTNNKQNNRPNTPQESSQQTKTTQKYNGRLVLVTGDKGGTGKSVMARLLLDIYRHRNIDCIAYECDQSNPQLYRHYSKLSPGVQTLKLNQRGGADSLQDDLERFSPKVSLVDLPAGAAEYFESVASDIHLFKNAEIMGYRITMVSVLGRVKDSVIQLKRLVDFCSDRVDYVVAKNLYWGEDKKFIRYNDSKVRQVLLNELRGIELLLPDLYDNLFDFIDSKDLTFREALEHDGLTVSNRSRIFDWVDKAETQLETAAWMLGLDI